The Quercus robur chromosome 7, dhQueRobu3.1, whole genome shotgun sequence genome has a segment encoding these proteins:
- the LOC126692013 gene encoding peptidyl-prolyl cis-trans isomerase FKBP16-4, chloroplastic-like isoform X1, protein MPTSLSLSLFLCHHHTPSLLHNPLTHYNNFPNTRTGKRRPSNSNRRDPNGLPFLCSFSSFKSNDTAQPANDGRRALLASLLTTAAGVCACDVAEAVSTSRRALRGAKVPESEFTTLPNGLKYYDLKVGGGAKAEKGSRVAVHYVAKWKGVTFMTSRQGLGVGGGTPYGFDVGESERGNVLRGLDLGVQGMKVGGQRLLIVPPELAYGSKGVQEIPPNATIELDVELLAIKQSPFGSPVKIVEG, encoded by the exons ATGCCAacgtcactctctctctcactcttccTTTGTCATCACCACACCCCATCTCTCCTTCATAACCCTCTCACTCACTACAACAACTTTCCCAATacaa GGACAGGTAAGAGGAGACCCTCTAACTCTAACAGAAGAGATCCAAATGGGTTGCCATTTCTCTGCTCATTCTCTTCCTTTAAGTCCAATGACACTGCACAACCAGCCAACGATGGAAGAAGGGCATTGCTTGCTTCTCTCCTCACAACTG CTGCTGGCGTTTGTGCCTGTGATGTGGCTGAGGCTGTAAGCACAAGTAGAAGAGCT CTAAGAGGAGCAAAAGTACCTGAAAGTGAATTTACAACCCTCCCCAATGGTCTGAA GTATTATGATTTGAAGGTTGGGGGTGGAGCTAAGGCTGAAAAGGGATCCCGGGTTGCA GTTCACTACGTTGCTAAATGGAAGGGTGTCACTTTTATGACTAGTAGACAAGGACTTGGTGTTGGAGGAGGAACG CCATATGGATTTGATGTAGGCGAGTCAGAGAGGGGAAATGTCCTTAGAGGATTGGATCTAGGTGTACAAGGCATGAAGGTTGGAGGCCAG CGATTACTTATTGTTCCTCCTGAGCTAGCTTATGGAAGCAAAGGAGTCCAGGAAATCCCTCCCAATGCAACAATAGAG TTGGATGTTGAACTACTGGCCATCAAACAAAGCCCATTTGG GTCTCCTGTAAAAATTGTTGAAGGTTGA
- the LOC126692013 gene encoding peptidyl-prolyl cis-trans isomerase FKBP16-4, chloroplastic-like isoform X2: MPTSLSLSLFLCHHHTPSLLHNPLTHYNNFPNTRTGKRRPSNSNRRDPNGLPFLCSFSSFKSNDTAQPANDGRRALLASLLTTAAGVCACDVAEAVSTSRRALRGAKVPESEFTTLPNGLKYYDLKVHYVAKWKGVTFMTSRQGLGVGGGTPYGFDVGESERGNVLRGLDLGVQGMKVGGQRLLIVPPELAYGSKGVQEIPPNATIELDVELLAIKQSPFGSPVKIVEG, encoded by the exons ATGCCAacgtcactctctctctcactcttccTTTGTCATCACCACACCCCATCTCTCCTTCATAACCCTCTCACTCACTACAACAACTTTCCCAATacaa GGACAGGTAAGAGGAGACCCTCTAACTCTAACAGAAGAGATCCAAATGGGTTGCCATTTCTCTGCTCATTCTCTTCCTTTAAGTCCAATGACACTGCACAACCAGCCAACGATGGAAGAAGGGCATTGCTTGCTTCTCTCCTCACAACTG CTGCTGGCGTTTGTGCCTGTGATGTGGCTGAGGCTGTAAGCACAAGTAGAAGAGCT CTAAGAGGAGCAAAAGTACCTGAAAGTGAATTTACAACCCTCCCCAATGGTCTGAA GTATTATGATTTGAAG GTTCACTACGTTGCTAAATGGAAGGGTGTCACTTTTATGACTAGTAGACAAGGACTTGGTGTTGGAGGAGGAACG CCATATGGATTTGATGTAGGCGAGTCAGAGAGGGGAAATGTCCTTAGAGGATTGGATCTAGGTGTACAAGGCATGAAGGTTGGAGGCCAG CGATTACTTATTGTTCCTCCTGAGCTAGCTTATGGAAGCAAAGGAGTCCAGGAAATCCCTCCCAATGCAACAATAGAG TTGGATGTTGAACTACTGGCCATCAAACAAAGCCCATTTGG GTCTCCTGTAAAAATTGTTGAAGGTTGA
- the LOC126692015 gene encoding protein CHUP1, chloroplastic, translating into MGTTSKAEVMKPALLKVGIPLAVSVAGFVCARIMARKSSTVLKDYSLQTEVSSPRTNVCDVFNDEDSFHSFPSTMEDEEPMINDASLANMVDDLEIGMKPKFEEILGFRSQVEDLERRAWELEKQFVSYCDLKEQESLLMELKNMVLLEIAHVEFLDREISSVEAENERLRNLVVQFVGVLEQLEHWKSKNGLLQRKVKRLLRRTKQQSRVIREQNMKIEDTEAEILRNCDEIETRSNVIRKLEEEVRQLHKIMDQMQEEKNELLNKLELAENSASSISKIEGEVIAMEAYNKLVNELEHLQKDRAAEVGELIFLRWINACLRHQLMRNHEQQQQQQNHDKKSDSDPCFEGGQEIGNCSLEHELDNSHLEHNEPCFGVVETVEESSEHVCSKRGKLLQRLRRWVEGSDKARGKLDDKRRHEIKCFARHSASDGVEEQLQARSCSGA; encoded by the exons ATGGGGACAACATCAAAGGCAGAGGTCATGAAGCCAGCACTCCTCAAAGTTGGTATTCCTTTAGCTGTATCTGTAGCTGGTTTTGTTTGTGCTAGGATCATGGCAAGGAAAAGTAGTACCGTTCTTAAGGATTATTCATTGCAAACTGAGGTTAGTTCTCCCAGAACCAATGTTTGTGATGTGTTTAATGATGAAGACAGCTTTCATAGCTTTCCTTCCACCATGGAAGATGAAGAACCAATGATCAATGACGCTAGTCTTGCAAATATGGTAGATGATTTAGAAATTGGGATGAAGCCAAAATTTGAAGAGATTTTAGGATTTAGAAGCCAAGTAGAAGATCTTGAAAGGAGAGCATGGGAGCTAGAGAAGCAGTTTGTGAGTTATTGTGATTTAAAAGAGCAAGAGTCTTTGCTTATGGAGCTTAAGAACATGGTGTTATTGGagattgctcatgttgagttcTTGGATAGGGAAATTTCATCCGTGGAGGCTGAGAATGAAAGACTTCGAAATTTGGTAGTACAATTTGTGGGAGTTCTAGAGCAATTAGAACATTGGAAATCAAAAAATGGGTTGCTTCAAAGGAAGGTAAAGAGGCTTTTGAGAAGAACCAAACAGCAATCACGTGTTATAAGAGAGCAAAATATGAAGATTGAAGATACAGAAGCAgaaattttgagaaattgtGATGAGATAGAAACAAGGTCTAATGTCATCAGGAAATTGGAGGAAGAAGTTAGACAGCTGCACAAAATTATGGACCAAATGCAGGAGgaaaaaaatgaacttttgaaTAAGCTTGAGTTGGCAGAAAATTCAGCTTCATCAATCTCCAAG ATTGAAGGAGAAGTTATAGCCATGGAAGCTTACAATAAGCTTGTAAATGAACTGGAACATCTCCAGAAGGATCGAGCAGCTGAGGTTGGGGAATTGATTTTCCTAAGATGGATCAATGCATGCTTAAGGCATCAGTTAATGAGAAATcatgaacaacaacaacaacaacagaatCATGACAAGAAAAGTGACTCTGACCCATGTTTTGAAGGTGGCCAAGAAATTGGAAATTGTAGCTTAGAGCATGAATTAGATAACTCTCATTTGGAGCACAATGAGCCTTGCTTTGGTGTAGTTGAGACTGTTGAGGAGAGTAGTGAACATGTTTGTTCCAAAAGGGGAAAGTTACTTCAAAGGCTTAGAAGATGGGTGGAAGGCAGTGATAAGGCAAGAGGGAAATTAGATGATAAAAGAAGGCATGAAATTAAGTGCTTTGCTAGGCATTCTGCTTCTGATGGGGTAGAGGAACAACTTCAAGCAAGGTCTTGTTCTGGTGCATGA